From Hymenobacter sedentarius, a single genomic window includes:
- a CDS encoding MFS transporter, whose amino-acid sequence MASDIALSPAPTYHRPRWVLPIIVFAQFACTSLWFAGNAVLPDLLPDLLPDAWLRSASLGEMVSAVQLGFIVGTLVFGLLRLADRVAPARLFLLCAVAGSLTNAGLLLPGPTPVVVLGLRFATGLCLAGIYPVGMKIAADYYERGLGRALGYLVGALVLGTALPHLLRLLAADVEWKAVVLATSGLALAGGVLLWALVPNGPYRRPGARLQLGTAWQVFRERPFRRAALGYFGHMWELYTFWAFVPMLLVTHARLHPESGPFGPGWAFGLIAAGAPACVAGGYLAQRFGSLRTARAALAVSGACCLLSPLLLALPRPAFGVAVLVWGMAVVADSPQFSALVAQRAPATATGTALTLVTCLGFALTIVSLQSFAALQGHADARYLFLLLAPGPLLGLLATRTARPQNADDSRR is encoded by the coding sequence TTGGCTTCCGACATTGCTCTTTCACCAGCTCCCACTTATCATCGGCCGCGGTGGGTGCTGCCCATCATTGTGTTTGCGCAGTTTGCCTGCACCTCGCTTTGGTTTGCGGGCAACGCCGTACTGCCCGATTTGCTGCCGGACCTGCTGCCCGATGCCTGGCTGAGAAGCGCGTCGCTGGGCGAGATGGTATCGGCGGTGCAGCTAGGGTTTATTGTGGGCACGCTGGTGTTTGGCCTGCTCCGGCTGGCCGATAGGGTGGCGCCGGCCCGCCTGTTTTTGCTCTGTGCCGTAGCCGGCAGCCTGACCAACGCGGGGCTGCTGCTGCCGGGGCCCACGCCCGTGGTGGTGCTGGGGCTGCGCTTTGCCACCGGCCTGTGCCTGGCCGGCATCTACCCGGTGGGCATGAAAATAGCCGCCGATTACTACGAAAGGGGGCTGGGCCGGGCTTTGGGCTACCTGGTGGGAGCGCTGGTGCTGGGCACCGCGCTGCCCCACCTGCTGCGGTTGCTGGCCGCCGACGTGGAATGGAAAGCCGTGGTGCTGGCTACCTCCGGCCTGGCGCTGGCGGGTGGCGTGCTGCTGTGGGCCTTGGTGCCCAACGGGCCGTACCGGCGGCCCGGGGCGCGGCTGCAGCTGGGCACGGCGTGGCAAGTATTCCGGGAGCGGCCGTTTCGGCGGGCGGCGTTGGGCTACTTTGGGCACATGTGGGAGCTGTACACGTTTTGGGCTTTTGTGCCGATGCTCCTGGTCACGCACGCACGGCTGCACCCCGAGTCGGGCCCATTTGGCCCCGGCTGGGCTTTTGGGCTGATTGCGGCCGGGGCGCCGGCCTGCGTGGCGGGCGGCTACCTGGCCCAGCGGTTCGGCAGCCTGCGCACGGCCCGGGCGGCGCTGGCGGTATCGGGCGCCTGCTGCCTGCTCAGCCCGCTGCTGCTGGCATTGCCGCGGCCCGCATTTGGGGTGGCGGTGCTGGTGTGGGGCATGGCCGTGGTGGCCGATTCGCCGCAGTTTTCGGCATTGGTGGCGCAGCGAGCGCCGGCTACCGCCACGGGCACGGCCCTCACGCTGGTTACCTGTTTGGGGTTTGCCCTCACCATTGTCAGCCTGCAGAGCTTCGCGGCGCTGCAAGGGCACGCGGATGCGCGCTACCTGTTTTTACTGCTGGCGCCCGGCCCGCTGCTGGGGCTGCTGGCTACGCGCACTGCCAGGCCCCAAAATGCGGACGACAGCAGGCGCTAG
- a CDS encoding OmpH family outer membrane protein, translated as MKNPVQTTINIVLLLAVAALYFLHFSSRVAAPAIATDKSTAVMASPVLNTADTTAAKTTSTTTEATAAAPAPGTEEKIVYVESSKMLDGYQGMKDARKAFEGKARNWERQNQGMLTSFKSAVEAYQKQAPTLSPEQRAASEQRLQAQQQEVGQKQQQLQAQAQEEEAKLTQSVLESVNKKVEAYGKTHGYKMILIAAPSGTIAYGRKDLDITAPVLTYLNAEYRKK; from the coding sequence ATGAAAAACCCCGTTCAGACAACCATTAACATCGTGCTACTGCTGGCTGTGGCCGCTTTGTATTTCCTGCATTTCAGCAGCCGCGTGGCCGCCCCGGCCATTGCCACCGACAAATCCACCGCCGTCATGGCATCGCCCGTGCTAAACACGGCCGATACCACCGCTGCCAAAACCACCAGCACCACCACTGAGGCCACCGCAGCGGCTCCCGCTCCCGGCACCGAGGAAAAAATCGTTTACGTGGAGTCCAGCAAAATGCTCGATGGCTACCAGGGCATGAAGGATGCACGCAAAGCCTTTGAGGGCAAAGCCCGTAATTGGGAGCGCCAGAACCAAGGCATGCTCACCAGCTTCAAATCTGCGGTGGAGGCCTACCAGAAGCAGGCACCAACTCTTAGCCCCGAGCAGCGCGCCGCCTCCGAGCAGCGCCTCCAGGCCCAGCAGCAGGAAGTAGGCCAGAAGCAGCAGCAACTGCAGGCCCAGGCCCAGGAAGAAGAAGCCAAGCTCACCCAGAGCGTGCTCGAGAGCGTGAATAAGAAAGTAGAAGCTTATGGCAAAACCCACGGCTACAAGATGATACTGATTGCCGCTCCCAGTGGCACCATTGCCTACGGCCGGAAGGACCTCGACATCACCGCCCCGGTGCTGACTTACCTGAACGCCGAGTACCGCAAGAAGTAA
- a CDS encoding diacylglycerol/lipid kinase family protein, protein MPSPSSLCFLFVVNPASGSAEKTDWATTIADYFVPLPHTAEVLTLTGHDDGPALQARIASQHPDRLVAVGGDGTVKIVAAEAITANLPLAVLPAGSANGMAKELNLPADPTEALRIAVHGTEKAVDVLYLNGTDLCLHLSDIGLNAQLVRYAQNQNWRGMLGYARAAFWSLLRRRLMRVRIQCDHEQVERTAFMVVLANARVYGTGATINPNGDVSDGRFEVVVLRRLVGRELLKMFWRFQPFNPAAVEIFSTTTVSLEITRPVDFQVDGEYRGKTTRVDVEIRPGALRVLVPDSVA, encoded by the coding sequence ATGCCCTCCCCTTCGTCCCTGTGCTTTCTGTTCGTCGTGAATCCCGCTTCCGGCAGCGCGGAGAAGACCGATTGGGCCACCACCATCGCCGACTACTTTGTGCCCCTGCCCCATACCGCTGAGGTGCTCACCCTTACCGGCCACGACGACGGCCCCGCCTTGCAGGCCCGCATCGCCAGCCAGCACCCCGACCGCCTGGTGGCCGTGGGCGGCGATGGCACCGTGAAAATTGTGGCCGCCGAAGCCATTACCGCCAACCTGCCCCTGGCCGTGCTGCCCGCGGGCTCCGCCAACGGCATGGCCAAGGAGCTGAACCTGCCCGCCGACCCCACCGAGGCGCTGCGCATCGCCGTGCACGGCACCGAAAAAGCCGTGGATGTGCTCTACCTCAACGGCACCGACCTCTGCCTGCACCTGAGCGACATCGGCCTGAACGCCCAGCTCGTGCGCTATGCCCAAAACCAGAACTGGCGCGGCATGCTGGGCTACGCGCGGGCCGCGTTCTGGTCGCTGCTGCGGCGGCGCCTGATGCGGGTGCGCATTCAGTGCGACCACGAGCAGGTGGAGCGCACCGCGTTTATGGTGGTGCTGGCCAATGCCCGCGTGTACGGCACGGGCGCCACCATCAACCCCAACGGCGATGTGTCCGACGGCCGGTTTGAGGTGGTGGTGCTGCGCCGCCTGGTGGGCCGCGAGCTGCTGAAGATGTTCTGGCGCTTCCAGCCCTTCAACCCGGCCGCAGTGGAAATATTCAGTACCACCACCGTGAGCCTGGAAATCACCCGCCCCGTCGACTTCCAGGTAGACGGCGAGTACCGGGGCAAAACCACCCGCGTCGACGTGGAAATCCGGCCGGGTGCGCTGCGCGTGCTGGTGCCTGATTCGGTGGCCTAG